One window from the genome of Anticarsia gemmatalis isolate Benzon Research Colony breed Stoneville strain chromosome 8, ilAntGemm2 primary, whole genome shotgun sequence encodes:
- the LOC142975129 gene encoding uncharacterized protein LOC142975129, whose amino-acid sequence MEKFRILSLTLLCISQCLAFDLPKNCRSELKINNNRYNVSNTYHVGEAYPTDAHYDVYGNLFYVESGRNEKGFYFNVNIIKFKTTAPEMIPGLPKDISYSIAVDNNEKKVYFGTGHGIYRYDYETHEATPVSSNTFKLDMIFVDKDSNKYVTENKDGVEELYLLQGEKKIRFRSLEALNELAIDDKNNFYYIKDNKLCVLKSTHSIPICIGNITYDGMAQITVHNNHVFVASDELLYFHENDTGNLKFVENAPENVTAIAFDKTGDFILGVHGKILKYKKNECHIRKNNV is encoded by the exons ATGGAAAAATTCCGAATCTTATCGCTAACACTGTTGTGTATAAGCCAGTGCTTAGCATTCGACTTGCCTAAAAATTGTCGTTCAGAGTTAAAGATCAACAACAACCGCTATAACGTATCGAATACGTATCACGTTGGAGAAGCGTATCCAACTGATGCTCATTACGATGTTTATGGTAACTTATTCTATGTGGAATCTGGACGAAACGAAAAAGGATTCTATTTCAATGTGAACATTATCAAATTCAAAACCACGGCCCCGGAGATGATACCAG GATTACCCAAAGACATCAGTTACTCGATTGCCGTTGATAACAATGAGAAGAAAGTATATTTTGGTACGGGCCACGGAATTTACCGGTATGATTATGAAACGCATGAAGCTACTCCCGTTTCCAGTAACACTTTCAAACTGGATATGATATTTGTAGATAAAGACAGCAACAAATACGTTACTGAAAACAAAGATGGTGTGGAGGAATTATATCTATTGCAAGGGGAAAAGAAAATCCGGTTTAGAAGCCTCGAAGCGCTGAACGAATTGGCTATAgacgataaaaataatttctattacaTAAAAGACAATAAGTTGTGCGTCTTAAAATCGACACATTCCATTCCTATCTGTATCGGCAACATCACATACGACGGTATGGCTCAAATAACGGTTCACAACAATCATGTGTTTGTAGCCAGTGACGAACTGCTGTATTTTCATGAAAACGATACAGGAAACttaaaatttgttgaaaatgCTCCCGAAAATGTTACAGCCATTGCATTTGATAAAACTGGAGATTTTATTTTGGGAGTGcatgggaaaattttgaaatacaaGAAAAACGAGTGCCATATtcgtaaaaacaatgtttag
- the LOC142974983 gene encoding uncharacterized protein LOC142974983 yields the protein MTSLLLLKSMLFANALQKSKKRKKIKIKKTHQIKKINFSMCRICNHERGEIPIFNNFMLPNIPEEIENFSGVVLNKSDNLSKYMCKSCMDLLNGCIMFRDLCQKTNKKLTKISIKKEYHKYEEKNEVKEDSEDSFNIPSPAFSEDNAELWGCSSCGKEFHDMPSYNSHLTKCKSEKPEVPKPPEETTKKKFLCDICGKTACSNASLLIHMGIHENVFPFKCDQCPYQGRTMDLLKVHKRSHMVDKPFKCTQCPKATTTSSNLAKHMRHVHSTTRPFKCSYCDKAFSYQHDMKRHIRDIHLRQGTVECDVCFKKFNTKKILQGHRWKIHKIKGERQGRLPSYLQCQMDPHNENNVNNCDRSY from the exons ATGACTTCACTGCTGCTTCTAAAATCAATGTTGTTTGCCAACGCTCTGCAGAAGAGTAAAAAGaggaagaaaattaaaattaaaaaaac TCATCAAATCAAGAAAATAAACTTCAGTATGTGCAGAATTTGTAATCATGAAAGAGGAGAAATTCCTATATTCAACAACTTCATGCTGCCCAATATCCCAGAAGAAATAGAGAATTTCTCTGGAGTAGTT ttAAACAAATCagataatttatcaaaatacatGTGCAAGAGCTGCATGGATCTTTTAAATGGTTGCATTATGTTCAGAGACCTTTGCCAGAAAACAAACAAGAAGCTTACTAAGATATCTATAAAGAAAG AGTATCATAAGTATGAAGAAAAGAATGAAGTGAAAGAAGACAGTGAAGACTCATTCAATATTCCATCACCAGCATTCTCTGAAGACAATGCAGAGTTGTGGGGTTGCTCCTCATGTGGCAAAGAATTTCATGATATG CCTTCATACAACAGCCACTTAACTAAATGCAAGAGTGAAAAACCTGAAGTGCCAAAGCCTCCTgaagaaacaacaaaaaagaagTTTCTCTGCGACATATGTGGCAAAACAGCTTGTTCTAATGCAAGTCTTCTAATACACAT GGGCATCCACGAGAATGTTTTTCCATTTAAATGCGATCAATGTCCCTATCAGGGCAGGACAATGGACTTGCTGAAAGTACATAAGCGATCCCACATGGTAGACAAGCCATTTAAATGCACACAATGTCCTAAGGCAACTACAACATCAAGTAATCTCGCCAAACACATGCGACATGTTCATAGCACCACAAGACCGTTTAAG TGTTCTTATTGCGACAAGGCGTTTTCATACCAACATGACATGAAAAGGCACATAAGAGACATACATCTGAGACAAGGGACAGTTGAATGTGATGTTTGTTTCAAGAAATTTAATACAAA GAAAATATTACAAGGGCACAGATGGAAGATTCATAAGATCAAAGGAGAGAGACAAGGCCGCCTACCGTCGTATTTACAATGTCAGATGGATCCGCACAACGAGAATAATGTCAATAACTGTGATCGTAGCTATTAA
- the LOC142974981 gene encoding uncharacterized protein LOC142974981 has translation MAVYLTKRMLTRLNNVQYTYNPYPVDETSSGGDHWQKLMTESSKKTVQLSKDMICRVCARSGCTPLTDQIDGYNIMSAMRSITNITIEPDDSLPKFICTNCLESLKFAINFRRTCEASDKKFKKILNPMGNITPSYPYSKHDFQLLLHEMKEKRLKIEEDLARAQMKNAKVEQKKPPKVKQFTCSPCDLSFPNKEKLVAHRRERQCMRRACDICGQLVVSIAQHMRHIHKKTVPHKCPTCGKEFPIIARLKNHMLVHTNTFNFFCDLCPYKCKHKYYLVMHMRTHTGEKPYKCPQCPATFVNPSNLNKHKLTHQAKQVKCSMCEKAFRTNTALREHHEATHMNIKHTCHFCGRDFCYKSDLRKHEIRSHNRMKRDYIGGEPSYKQVERLQKLQENEMDKWRVQEMTMTHDVPVVQPTYIDQPKEFIANHALYFPDVTGMIQQQPAQMVQQQTVELTLPELSLKKDEVKLYETQQGMAYF, from the exons ATGGCAGTCTATTTAACTAAAAGGATGCTGACTAGGTTGAATAATGTACAGTATACTTACAATCCATATCCAGTCGATGAAACCAGTTCTGGGGGCGATCACTGGCAGAAACTCATGACGGAGAGCAG CAAGAAGACAGTTCAATTAAGCAAGGATATGATATGTAGGGTCTGTGCTAGAAGCGGATGCACACCATTGACTGATCAAATAGatggatataatattatgagtgcTATGAGGAGCATCACCAACATCACT ATTGAACCAGATGACTCCTTGCCTAAATTTATCTGCACTAATTGTTTAGAGTCGCTGAAGTTTGCAATCAATTTTAGAAGAACTTGTGAAGCTTCTGATAAGAAgttcaagaaaatattaaaccCGATGg GTAATATAACCCCTTCATATCCATATTCAAAGCATGATTTCCAATTGCTGCTACATGAGATGAAAGAGAAAAGACTAAAAATCGAGGAGGACCTCGCGAGAGCACAAATGAAAAATGCTAAAGTGGAACAAAAGAAACCACCTAAAGTGAAACAATTCACGTGTTCTCCATGCGATTTGTCTTTTCCTAATAag GAAAAGCTGGTAGCTCATCGTCGAGAGCGGCAGTGTATGCGGCGCGCGTGTGACATCTGCGGCCAGCTTGTCGTGAGCATCGCGCAGCACATGCGACACATCCACAAGAAGACTGTGCCGCATAAATGTCCCACCTGCGGCAAAGAGTTCCCTATTATTGCCAGGCTTAAAAACCACAT GTTGGTGCACACAAACACATTCAACTTCTTCTGCGACCTGTGTCCGTACAAGTGTAAGCACAAGTACTACCTAGTGATGCACATGCGGACCCACACCGGAGAAAAGCCTTACAAATGCCCTCAGTGCCCCGCCACGTTCGTCAACCCATCGAACTTGAACAAACACAAACTCACTCACCAAGCCAAACAGGTTAAG TGTTCGATGTGCGAGAAGGCGTTCCGCACCAACACGGCGCTGAGAGAGCACCACGAGGCGACGCACATGAACATCAAGCACACGTGCCACTTCTGCGGACGTGACTTCTGTTACAA atcgGATCTCCGCAAGCACGAAATCCGTAGTCACAATCGTATGAAACGCGACTACATCGGCGGTGAACCTTCATACAAGCAAGTGGAGAGACTTCAGAAACTGCAAGAGAACGAGATGGACAAATGGCGCGTGCAGGAGATGACGATGACTCATGACGTGCCCGTCGTCCAGCCCACGTACATCGACCAGCCTAAGGAGTTTATAGCCAATCATGCTCTCTACTTCCCCGATGTCACTGGCATGATACAACAGCAACCCGCGCAGATGG